Proteins co-encoded in one Nostoc sp. MS1 genomic window:
- the vapC gene encoding type II toxin-antitoxin system tRNA(fMet)-specific endonuclease VapC has translation MRYLLDTNACIVYLNRPMSGVRQRLESLSPADIAVCSVVKAELFYGSMRSNNPTRTLALQEVFLNNFVSLPFDDRAARIFGTIRAELASLGSPIGPYDLQIAAIAVVNNLTLVTHNTREFSRVSGLVIEDWEQQQ, from the coding sequence GTGAGATATTTGTTAGATACTAATGCCTGCATTGTTTATCTGAACCGTCCTATGTCTGGTGTCAGGCAAAGGCTAGAGTCGTTATCACCAGCAGATATAGCTGTTTGTTCGGTTGTCAAAGCCGAACTGTTTTATGGTTCAATGCGAAGCAATAATCCTACTCGGACTCTAGCATTACAAGAAGTGTTTTTAAATAATTTTGTCTCCTTACCTTTCGACGATAGAGCAGCAAGGATTTTTGGTACTATCCGGGCAGAGTTAGCATCCCTTGGTTCACCAATTGGCCCTTATGACTTGCAGATTGCGGCGATCGCAGTTGTGAATAACTTAACATTAGTCACACATAACACAAGAGAATTTAGTCGTGTTAGTGGACTGGTGATTGAAGATTGGGAGCAACAGCAATGA
- a CDS encoding HAD family hydrolase — MEFNNNIEAVIFDCDGVLADTMPLHYEAYKRAFNEVGLTLERDFFYSCSGGKASETLKKLLDGQNYSGDLLQLHQRKKEIMFDLISSEQLRPLASARLVPLLSCCYRLAVVSSGSATSVNYVIRSLNLSEYFEEIITGEDVQLGKPNPEPFLLVADRMRIAPCKCLVIEDSQAGIEAADQAKMQSLSVYSFVPTI; from the coding sequence ATGGAATTTAACAACAATATTGAAGCAGTGATTTTTGACTGCGATGGGGTATTAGCTGATACAATGCCTTTGCATTATGAAGCTTATAAACGAGCATTCAACGAAGTTGGGCTAACATTAGAGCGCGACTTTTTCTATAGCTGTTCTGGTGGTAAAGCCAGTGAAACATTAAAAAAATTACTGGATGGACAAAACTACAGTGGTGACTTGCTTCAATTGCATCAGCGCAAGAAGGAAATTATGTTTGACTTAATTTCTTCGGAGCAACTACGCCCATTAGCCTCAGCTCGTTTAGTTCCCTTACTGAGTTGTTGTTACCGTCTTGCAGTTGTCTCCAGTGGTTCAGCTACTTCTGTTAATTACGTTATTCGCAGTCTAAATTTATCTGAATATTTTGAAGAAATTATCACTGGTGAAGATGTTCAGTTAGGCAAGCCAAATCCAGAACCTTTTTTATTGGTTGCCGACAGGATGAGAATTGCACCATGTAAATGCTTAGTAATTGAAGATTCTCAAGCAGGTATTGAAGCTGCTGATCAAGCCAAGATGCAGAGCTTGAGTGTTTATTCATTTGTCCCCACAATCTAA